Proteins encoded in a region of the Rhodococcus sp. SBT000017 genome:
- the rpsH gene encoding 30S ribosomal protein S8 has translation MTMTDPIADFLTRLRNANSAYHDEVKLPHSKLKANIAEILKREGYISDYRTEDAEVGKTLIVDLKYGPSRERSLAGVRRVSKPGLRVYAKSTNLPKVLGGLGVAIISTSTGLLTERQAAKQGVGGEVLAYVW, from the coding sequence ATGACGATGACCGATCCAATTGCAGACTTCTTGACCCGTCTGCGCAACGCCAATTCGGCGTACCACGACGAGGTGAAGCTTCCCCACTCGAAGCTCAAGGCGAACATCGCCGAGATCCTCAAGCGCGAGGGCTACATCTCCGATTACCGCACGGAAGACGCCGAGGTGGGCAAGACCCTCATCGTCGATCTGAAGTACGGCCCGAGCCGTGAGCGCAGCCTCGCCGGCGTGCGACGCGTCTCCAAGCCCGGTCTCCGGGTATACGCAAAATCCACCAATCTGCCCAAGGTTCTCGGCGGCCTGGGCGTGGCGATCATCTCCACGTCCACAGGTCTGCTCACGGAGCGTCAGGCGGCCAAGCAGGGTGTGGGCGGAGAAGTCCTCGCCTACGTCTGGTAG